A window of Methanooceanicella nereidis genomic DNA:
GAATTGCCCTGCAACTGCCGGTCTTCTCATAATGATCTGATTATATCTCCGATTCGAAATCACTTACGGTGTAGTTGAAGCCCTGTTCGCCCCTTTCGCGAATGACTTCGCGGGCCAGCAACCAGTATACCAGTGCCAGTGCTTTTCTACCCTTGTTGTTCGTCGGTATGACCAGGTCGATGTTCATGGTCATATTGTTCGTGTCGCACATCGCGACTACGGGTACGCCGATGTTTATGGATTCCGAGACAGCCTGCTGGTCGCCTATGGGGTCAGTGATGACCACGACGTCCGGCTCGGTGAAGAACAGGTAGTCCGGATTCGTCAGAGTTCCCGGTATGAACCTGCCTACGTTGTGCTTTGCGCCGATAGCCTTTGCGAACATCTCTGCCGGGTGCTGGCCGTACTGCCTTGCGCATACGACGAGAATGCTTGCGGGGTCGTAGTGTGCTAAGAATTTTGCTGCGGACCTGATCCTCTCGTCGGTGCTCTGGACATCAAGCACATATAGACCGTCGCTCCTGACGCGGTATATGAACTTCTTCATGTCCTCGGTCTTCTGCTGCGTACCGATGTGAACTCCTGCTGCCAGGTACTCGTCCATCGGTATTAATGACTGGTAAGTCTCGTCTCTGATCTCTCTTACGTCTGATTTTTCTGCCATTTTTGACACTCCTGTGTTTTCGATATTCTGTATCTCTGTTTTTCTGTATTGTGTAAGCATGAAGGAACGGGAAAGCCTTAGCTTTCCGTCATCCTGTCGCTTCCTATCTCTTCTCCTATACGGATCAGTTCATTTAGTTTAGCGATCCTCTCTCCACCTACGATGCCCGTCTTGATCAGTTCGCATCCGAAA
This region includes:
- the rpsB gene encoding 30S ribosomal protein S2, translated to MAEKSDVREIRDETYQSLIPMDEYLAAGVHIGTQQKTEDMKKFIYRVRSDGLYVLDVQSTDERIRSAAKFLAHYDPASILVVCARQYGQHPAEMFAKAIGAKHNVGRFIPGTLTNPDYLFFTEPDVVVITDPIGDQQAVSESINIGVPVVAMCDTNNMTMNIDLVIPTNNKGRKALALVYWLLAREVIRERGEQGFNYTVSDFESEI